The genomic stretch ACCATGGACAGCTATTGCTTTCCGGAAAAGGATAAAAGCTGGCTGGCTGTGACCGATGAGACCTTTCATAACACCCAGACCGTTTATTCCCATGTCATAAACCGGGAGGAGGCAAACGGGACAAAAAGAAATATCATCTATCTGGGACATCGGATTGCGGATATTAATAATTACAGACAAGGAACGGTTGGAAGCATACTGATCTGCCTTGACGAAACCAATATCCGGGAAACCTATTCCCAGGAAAACGAAAGCGAAATCAATGTATCCTTTCTTTGTGATGCCAATGGAAGCATCCTTTCCAGTACCAGGGCGGATTTAATAGGGACAGGCATCTTTGAAGAATGGGAAGACTCCAGAGAGGAGCTGTTTTCCCAGCCGGAACTTAAGATCAGGCAGGCGGCGGAAACCCATCAGATCATGAACAACGGATATTACAGCATTTACACAAAGCCTGTGTTAAAAAACCAGTTTGTCCTGGTCAGCCTCCGGGATTACAGAGAGCCTTTAAAGGATTTTAAATATATCTTTGAGGTGATCATTCTGCTTACGATATTGATTATCATTACCAGCATTCTTATTATGATCCAGTTTGCAGGTTCCTTACAGGTCTGTGTTGAAAAGATCACCTCTGCCATGGACAGAGCCTATAAGGGGGATTATACGGTACAGATCGAGCACACCTGGCGGGATGAGTTTGGAAAGATTGCAAGGCACTTCAATCATATGGTACAGAAGATTGACCAGTCCGGAAAGATAGAAAAGGAAGCCCTTCTCCGTGAGAAAAATGCGGAATTAAAGGCTTTGGAGGCCCAGATCAACCCTCATTTTCTTTATAATACCCTGGATGCCATCAACTGGATGGCCATAGAAAATGAACAGTTTTTAATCAGTAAAATGCTTAAAAATCTTGGATCCATCCTGCGTTACAGCGTACATAAAAGCAATGGTGTGGTAAGTGTGAGAAGTGAACTTGAATATTTAAAGCAGTATATCTTTCTCCAGCAGCAAAGGTTTTCCTTTTCCTTTCACTGTATTATGGATGTGGATGAGGAGGTCCTGGATTTAAAGATGCACAAGCTGTTGTTCCAGCCTCTCATTGAGAATGCCATTATCCATGGATTTCCAGGTGATACCGGGCAGGATATGCTTACGGTATCCATCAGAAAGAAGGGAGATAAGCATCTGGTGGTTAAAGTGGAGGACAATGGAAAAGGCATGGATGGGGAACTGGTCAGGGAACTGAATCACTATGATTATTCAAGCGGCACCATAGAGGGAAGCATCGGAGTACGGAATGTGATTATGAGGATCAAATACTATTATGGAGAAGAAGGGCATTTCTTTATTGAATCAAATGACAGGGGAACCCAAATAACGGCTGAGATTTTGTTTGAAGAATAGACAGGGGGAACGATACTTGCATGAGAGTGGTAATTGTGGAAGACGAACCAAACACCAGGAACGGGATCATAAAAATCATTGAAAAGTATACGTCACATGAAGTGGTTGCAGGGGAGAGCGATGGAGAGACAGGGCTTGAAAAAGTGTTATCTTTGCATCCGGATGTGGTTATAACAGATATCAACATGCCAAAGATGGATGGACTTACCATGATCCACAAGATCAGGGAAGCGGGGATTATGACGGCGGCAGTCCTTCTGACCGGGTATTCGGAGTTTGAATATGCCCAGCGCGCCATACAGTTATCCGTAGCCGAATATTTGCTGAAACCTCTTGATGTGGAGGACATCATAGAGGTCCTTGGGACCGTGGAGAAAAAGTTAACAAAGAACAAGGTGGAGCAGGTTTCCGCAGAGCAGCTGCTGTTTTCTTTATTGACTGGAGACGGAAACGATGAAGAAATGGTTCAAAAGCAATTTTCTGAAAAGATACGAAAGCAAAAGGACCAGGTCATTTCCATGTTTCTGATCCAGTCGGAAAGCATTCTGGAAGATACAACGAACCAGATGACGGAAGTCCTGAAAGACAGCCTTGATGCAATCTGTCTGACCGGCTTTTTCATCTTTAAGCTTCCCTATGAAAAACAGATCCTTGTGATGATATCAGACGGCCAGAACGTTAAGTATTTAAAGACCATATTTAAAACCCAGATTCTGAAGGAGCTGAAGGAGAAGGGGGAATTTCTCATCAGCTATGGGGAACTTGGAAGTCTTTCCAGTCTTAAAGATACTTTAAAGCAGATGCAGGAATATCTTTCCTATACCTTTGTATTTCAGGACCAGCGGGTCATTGACAGGGAGCTGGTTAAGAATCTGTCCTTTGAAAGGGTGGAATATCCGGAATATTTGGAGCGCGGAGTAAAAAGGGACATAAGAAATGGAAACAAGGAGGGAATCAGAAGAAACGCCAGGAAATTTGAGGAGATGGTCATTCAAAGCAGGGAAGAGCCAAAGGTGATAAAAAACCATACCGTCCGTTTTGTTATGGCTGCCTTAAATACCGCGAGGGACCTGATGAAAAACAAAGACATTGAGGCCCTCTACCAATACCTGTTAAACGATATGATGAAAACCGGAATCAGGGAAATCTTTTTGAACAATTACTGGAAAGTGATTGACATGCTTGCAGATGACAGGGAAAAGGATGCTTTAACCGGCAATGGCATGATCTTAAATGTGATCGAATTCATAAGGCAGAATTATGATAAGGATGTTTCACTTTCCGATGCGGCTGATCTGGTGGGGATCACACCGGAATATTTAAGCAAGCTGTTTACCAGGGAAATGGGGATCAACTTTTGTACCTTTTTAGGGGAATTCCGTGTCAGCATTGCAAAAAAACTGCTGGCAACCGGCAATTATAAGATCCATGAGGTAGCTGAAATGGTGGGGTATAAGGATACGAAGTATTTTAATAAGGTATTTCGTTCCATTATGGGAGTGTCTCCCTCAGACTATAGAAAGGTATTCTAGGATATGAACAGGACCGTACAAAAACTTTTAATCGGTTTATGGCTGCTGGTTTCCTTTTTATTGATCAGCGTAATTTTAAAATATTACAGAGAATCCAATGAGGTGGCAGCTGAGGAGGAGAAAAGGGACCAGCTTGTGGTCATGGCTGTCAGCGAGGAGGATGAAAGCGGTGATTACTTAAAGAGACTTGTAGATGAATATTCTAAACTGCCGGGGAACCCGGAGGTCAGGATCCAGTATGTCTCTCAGTCCGGTTTTCAAAAGCAGCTGTGCATTGATAAGGATCAGAATAACCTCCCTGATCTGATCATTTGTGAAAACGTCATGACGCCTGCCCTTGAGTCCATGGGAATTCTTAGGGATTTGTCCGATTTCATGACAGCGGAGAGAGCCTCTCTGTATTTAAAGAATGCATACAGCAGCACGGTGGTAAACGGCATCTGCTATTCCGTTCCCTTTACCAGCAACCCCTATGTGGTGTTTTATAATGAGGATCATTTAAGGAAGCATAATGCCACCATTCCGGAAACGATGGAAGAGCTTCTTAAGCTGTGCAGGGAAACCAGTACCCTTGGCACCTATAATTTCGGTTTTGCCATGAAGAATAAAGAGGATATCGCCTCCAGTTTTCTGCAGATGATCTATTCTGCCGGAGGAACCTTAAGGAGCCTGGATACGGAAAACTGCATGAAACTATATGAAATGCTTGGCAATATGAGGGATGAGGGGATCATAGACCAGGATGTGATCAACTGGAATCAGAAGGAGCTAATGAAGGCATTTTCCAAGGGATATGTAAAGATCGCCATTGCAGAGCTAAGCTCCATGTCCATATTGGAGAATTCGGATAAGAAGTGCAAGTATAAAATCGCGGAAATCCCTTATATCCAGAAACAGACGTATCTGCTGCAGGGAGACAACATCGGGATCACGGTAACGGCGGATATGGAAGAATCCATAAAACTGCTGGATTACCTTACATCCAGGGAGGTGGTTAAGAGCTATTACGAAAACACCTGCTGCCTTTCCGTAAGAACGGATGTAACGGTAAATCCCGGACTGGTAAGAGGTCTTCCGGATGAATTCGTGGAACGGGAGAGAAACCAGAGCATCTTAAAAAATGCCTACACCACATGGTTTATCATATCAGATGGAATTGCAGGGAATCTAACGGCTTTTCTCGGAGACAAGACCATGACACCGGAGGAGGTTTCCAAAAGGCTTCAGGGTGACATCAGGAGCGCCATTTTAGAAAGGTAGGCGGTAAGAGTCAAGTTCCCACCACTTCAATGCCGGAAAGGCATAAGTGGTGGGGACTTACTTAATGAGATTAAAATTATACCCCTTTTCTAAAATTTTGGAATACTCTGTAAAACTTTCTTATGATATCATTTTCTTAACCACTATAAGAAACACGATTCACGGGTTACTTATAGTTAACGCGGCAGTCGCCGGAATAAGCATGCAGGCATAGTTATCCGGTTCGTTGCCCGCGTAGATAAAGATACCTTACAGGTATATGTTTCTTCCCAGAAAGTCTGGGAGACGAATAAGAGATGGGAGGGTTTTATGAAGAAAATGAAGAAAGTTGCAGCAGCGGTGCTTGCATCGGCCATGATTCTTTCCCTGGCAGCATGCCAGGGCTCCGGGACAAAGACGGAGACAACAGCCGGAGGAAAGACAGAAGCAGCTTCCGGGGAAACCGGAAAACCAGCAGAAACCCAGAGCACAGGCGGAAAGACGAAAATTTCCATCACCTTCCGGGATGGAGGAAGCGATGCTCTGAAGAACTGGTTTGAGAATGCGTATGAGACATATGATAAAAAGGATTCCATCGAACTTGACATTGCCCCCATTACTGCTTCAGAAGGAGATTATTTTGCAAAGGTGGCGCTGGCACTTCAATCAGCGGATACGGCTCCGGACATAGTCTGCGAAGATACGTTCCAGCTTCCCTCAGACGTGGCAGCCGGTTATCTTACCGATCTTTCAGCCTACTTAAAGGATTATAAGGAATGGAATGACGGGACCTTTTACGGGCCGCTGGTGGAGGGAGTTACATACAGTGACGGAAGCGTGTACGGAATCCCTTACTGTACCGATACCCGCGGATTGTGGTATAACAAGGACATATTTAAGGCAGCCGGCTTAGATACGGAGTGGCAGCCAAAAACCTGGCAGGATATCCTGGATACCTGCAAGGTCATCAAGGAGAAATGCCCGGACGTGGTGCCCTTCTGGTGCAATTCAGGAGTAGCGAGCGGAGAAGCCACCTCTATGCAGACCTATGAGATGCTTCTTTACGGGACAGGTGAGCAGCTGTTAGATGAAAATGACAAATGGATCGCATCCAGCGAAAATATTTTAAAATCCCTGAGTTTTATCAACACCATATATAAGGAAGGATACGGTCCCTCCCTTTCCAAGGTATTAAACGGAGAGGCAGGAAACATTGCTTCCAGAGAATATTTACCTGGAGGCAAGCTTGCCATTTCCTTAGACGGATACTGGATGACAGGAAATTACAAGGAAACAGGATCAGCTCCATGGCCGGAATATAAGGATAAGCTTGGTATCGCAGCCATGCCCACCTCTGAGGGGCAGAAACCGGGTAGCATCACCATGTCAGGCGGCTGGGCATTATCCATACCACAGCTTTCCGATCAAAAGGATGCGGCAATGGATTTTATCAAGCACTGCATGAGTTATGATATTTATCTGGATACCATCATTGCCCAGGGAAATATTGCAACCAGAACTGATATTGCAGCAGATCCTACATACGCTTCCCAGCCCTTTATGGAAAAGTGCACCGGCTTTTTATCCGGAGCTTTCTACAGGCCAAGAAACAGCCAGTATTCAACGGTTACCACCCATATACAGACTATGGTAGAATCGGTGGTGTCAGGTACGAGTCCGGAGGATGCAATGGCGCAGTATAAATCAGACGTGACGAACAGCGTTGGCGCAGATAATACCGTGACAAAATAAACGTTCAGGATTTGAAGGGGAGGGCTAACGTGCAATAACAAAGCACCTGGCTCTCCCTGTTTTTATCCAAACGGATATATGCCCTGAAAGACAGGGCGGAAATGAGGAAACCATGAATAAAAAAAGCAGCCCGCTGTTTGCGGAAGCAAGAAAATCAGTATTAATTCTGCCTTCTATGGTCCTTTTACTTATATTTTTTGTGATGCCGATTTTATTGACTGTTTATTATTCCTTTACAAACCTGGCATTATCAGGGGAGAATGCAAAACAGCTTAAATTTATCGGCCTGTCCAATTATGTCAGCATGTTTAAAGACCGCACCGTACGCATCAGCATAGTCAACACCCTTGTTTTTCTCCTTGGAAGCCTGATCGGGCAGCAGGTACTGGGTTTTCTCATTGCCCTTAACATGAGAAACAGAAACAGGATCTTCCGGGGGATCGTAGGTCCTGTTTTCCTGGCAGGCTGGATCATGCCGGAGGTGGTTGTGGCTTTATGCTGCAGCACCTTTTTCGGAGATGAAGGTACCTTAAACCAGATCTTTTCTTTTTTCCATCTTCCCACCGTGGAATTCCTGTTTGCCATTCCCATGGCAACGGTCATTTTAGCAAACATATGGCATGGGACTGCATTTTCCATGATGAACTTTCAGTCAGCGTTAGATGGGGTACCGGCGGATATTGAGGAAGCGGCAAAGGTGGATGGGGCAGGCCCTTTTCAGACCATGATCAGGATCATCCTTCCCTGCATCAAGAACACCATAGCCACAAATACCATGCTGAATACCTTATCGACCCTGGGCGTATTCGGGCTGATCTACATGATGACAGGCGGGGGACCTGGAACCAAAACCCTGACCCTTCCCATTTTTATGTACCGGCAGGCGTTTATTTCCCAACAGCTGGGATACGGCACGGCTATTTCCATGATTCTGCTTGTGATCGGGATTGTGCTCAGTGTTTTTTATACAAGAGTCATGAGAAAGGACTAGAGGAGGTGCTTCATGTATTGGAAATTAAGAAAAACGGTGCCCTATGGGGTGCTGACCCTATTAGCGGTTATATTTGTCCTTCCCCTGCTTTGGATCGTGCTGGCTTCCTTTGACGGCAACGCTTCTCAGGCGGTGAAGGTGCCCACCCAGTGGACCCTTGATAATTACAAGGTGATCCTGTCCAGTCAGACCAATCAGCGTGCATTTGCCAACGGACTGCTCATTTCCTTTGGACAGTCGGTCCTGGTGGTGTTTTTTGCAGGTCTGGCAGCCTATCCCCTGTCAAGATATGAACTTCGTTATAAAAATCTGTTTTTATATACGATTTTATTTATGACATCCCTTCCCATAACGGCAGTCATGGTCCCGGTGTATAAGATGTTCCTGACCATTGGACTCTATGACAAGACTTTAGGTCTCATATTATTTTTGACGGCTACCTCCATGCCTTATGGGATCTGGCTTATGAAAAATTTTATGGACAATGTTCCAATAGAACTGGAGGAGGCGGCCTGGGTAGATGGTGCGTCCACATTGGCAAGCATTAGGAAAATCATCGCTCCCTTAATGTTTCCGGGAATTTGCGTGGTTTTCATCTTTACCTTTTCAGGGAGCTGGGGCAACTTTTTTATACCCTATATCCTGTTGCAGACCCTAAATAAATTACCGGCATCTGTAACCCTATATCAATTTTTCGGACAGCATGGTATGATAATATATGGACAGTTGGCCGCTTACTCAGCCATCTATGCCATTCCTTCTATATTCCTTTATATTTTGTCACAAAATTATATGTCAAAGGGCTTTAATATGGCCGGCGCAGCCAAAGGCTGATGCATAAGGAGGAGATTACAATGATACTGATCAAAGAACGGATTGGAAAATTGGTGGAAGATCTTAAGGAACTTATCTATGTGAAAGAAGTTCCTGTCACCAGTTACCGGATGTTAAAATCCGGGGAACGCTTTTTAAATGTCCAGGACCTTCGTACCGATGACTGGGAAGAGCTTACTAGTGCAGAACTGTGGGGCGGCCACAGGGAATATTTCTGGTTTGAAACAGTCATTACCATTCCTGAAGATTTTAAGGATCAATGGGTGGTGTATGAATGCAAAACAGGAAGAGAAGGGCTGTGGGATGCCACAAATCCCCAGTTCACCATTTACGTCAATGGTGTCAGGCGGCAGGGGCTTGACGTCAATCACAGGGAGGTACTGCTGACGGAAAAGGCAGAGCCAGGTGAGACGTTTCGAATCGTTTTATCCGCATTTACCGGGGATCAGAATTTTAAGCTTGTCATGGATTCCAGGATAAAGGTGTTAGACAGGGAATCAGAACAGTATTATTATGATATTTCCGTTCCCTATCAGGTCGCCAGGCTTCTTCCTGACAGCGACAGTGCCTATCTCTCCATCATTCATGCAGTGAATGAATCCTTAAATCTTCTGGATTTAAGAAAGGAATATTCGGAAGAATATTATGAAAGCCTTAAAAAAGCCCGGCAATACATGAAGGAAGAATTCTATGATAAATATAGCGGAAACAGCAAAGAAACGGTTTACTGCGTGGGCCATACCCACATTGACGTAGCCTGGTTATGGACCCTTGCGGTTACGGAGGATAAGGCGGTAAGAAGCTTTTCCACGGTGCTGGAGCTGATGAAACAGTATCCGGAATACATCTTCATGTCAAGCCAGCCCCAGCTTTATAAATATGTTAAGAAGCATGCTCCTGAGGTTTATGAAGAGATACAAAAACGTGTTGCAGAAGGAAGATGGGAGACAGAAGGCGGCATGTTTGTGGAAGCAGACTGCAATCTTTCCTCCGGGGAGTCCCTTGTGCGCCAGTTCCTTCATGGCAAAGAATTTTTCAGGGAAGAATTGGGGAAGGACAATGAAATTCTATGGCTTCCTGATGTGTTCGGATATTCTGCCGCCCTGCCTCAGATCATGAAAAAATGCGGCATCAAATACTTTATGACTACTAAAATCAGCTGGAATGAATTCAATAAAATGCCCTATGACACCTTTGAATGGGAAGGAATTGACGGAACCAGAATTTTAACCCATTTCAGCCCAAGCCGTGACTATCATAAGGCAGCGGAAGAAGGCGGAACAGAAACCGAGCATTTCACCACCTATAACGCATACATAAATCCTTCACAGGTAAAAGGAGCCTGGGCCAGATACAGCCAGAAATACCTAAATGATGAGGTCTTAATGTCCTTTGGCTACGGAGACGGTGGCGGCGGCCCTACCAAAGATATGCTGGAAAACCAGCGGAGGCTTGAAACAGGCATACCAGGCTGTCCAAGGACTGTGATGAGTACGTCTAAGGCATTTTTTGAAAAGCTGGATAAAGAAGTAAGAGGAAAAAAATATCTGCCTTCCTGGGTCGGAGAATTATACTTGGAATACCACAGGGGCACCTATACCTCTATGGCAAGAAATAAAAAGTTCAACCGGAAATCAGAATTTTTATTTGAGAATGCAGAATTTTACTCCATGTTAGATGGAGTATTAAATCAGAATCCTTATCCCAGAGAGACCATAGAGGATGCATGGGAAGTGATTTTAAGAAACCAGTTCCATGATATCCTTCCGGGATCTTCCATTAAAGAGGTATATGAGGATTCCAAAAAGGAATACGAAACAATAGGGAAAGCTGGAAGGGAACTGGTGGATCATGCTCTTTCCAATGTTTTAGAGGGTGTGTCTGCCCATAAGGATAATTTGGTTGTATTTAATCCTAACAGCTTTGAGGGGGAGGGAGCCGTATCCTTTAAGGCTCCTGAGTACATGGAAAGCTTAGCGGTAAAGGATGGAGAGATCCTGTTTCCTGCACAGAAAGCTGGAGATGGTTCCTGGCTGTTTTGTGCTTCCCAGGTTCCTTCTAAGGGCTATAAGACCTTTGAACTGCGGGAAGGAAGCTGTGATACCGGCTTAAGAGCAGATGAGAGACATCTGGAGAATGAGTTTATCTGCGTGACCTTCCATGAAAACGGACAGATTTCTTCGATTTATGATAAGCAGAATGAACGGGAAGTGTTAAAAGAAAACAGGCATGCCAATGTACTCATGACCTATGAAGACAGACCTCACAACTATGATGCCTGGGATGTAAACAACTATTATGCAGAAAAGTCCTGGGAAATTACTGACGTAAGCAGCATGGAACTTGTGGAAAACGGTCCGGTCCGCGCTACAATTTGTGTAAAGAGAAGATATCTGGACTCCGTCATTGAACAGTACATCTCTCTGTTATACAACAGCCCGGAAATCATCATTCGCAATGAGATCGACTGGAAGGAAAACCATATCTTCTTAAAGTCGATTCTCCCGGTTGATATCCATACGGACGAAGCTACTTTTGAGATTCAGTACGGAAATGTAAAAAGAAAAACCCATTATAATACTATGTGGGATTATGCAAAATTTGAGGTATGCATGCATAAGTGGGTCGATGTTTCAGAAGATGATTATGGAGTCAGCATGATCAATGACTGTAAGTACGGCTGTCACGTCCATGACGGTGAGATCGGAATCTCCATGTTAAAGTCGGCAACCTATCCAAACCCGGATGCAGATAAGGAGCACCATAGCTTTGTATTTTCCATCTATCCTCACAAGGGCGACTGGAAAACGGCAAAAACAATACAAAAGGCTTATACCATGAATAATCCAATGACAGCTCTTGTAAAAGAGAAAGATGGAGGACACCTGCCCGGAGCCTTTTCTCTGGTAAAAGCGGATGCCGATAACGTTGTCATTGAGGTTGTGAAGCAGTCACAAAAGGGGAATGAACTCATCCTTCGCTTTTATGAGACAAACAACAGACGAACCGCCGGGAATATGACCTTTGGCATGGACATTCAGAGGATCATGGAATGCAACATGCTGGAAGAAGATGAGGCAGAAGTAACCTGCCAGGACAGAATGGCTTCTTTTGCAATTCATCCTTATGAGATCAAAACGTGGAAGGTTACGTTCCGGTAATCCTTTTTTCAAGCCGAAGCAGCAGACTTTTTAAGTCACTGCTTTGGCCTTTTTTTATGCAGCGGAAAAATAACTGGATTGTCTGATGGGTATGAAAAAAGTAGAAAAATCATGTTTATGTTTGCAGTTTTCTTCAAATGTGATACAATGATTGTATGACATCATGGAATATTTAGACGAAAGATGAATTTGAAGAAGAGGGAGTGTGAATAAATGGAAGAGGTTTCTAGAATTCCGATCGTGCAGCAGGTGGTGAACAGTATGAAGGAATTTGCTGCAGCAGACGGAATAGAAGTCGGGCAAAAATTGCCTACGGAAAAAGAATGGTGTGAGAAGCTGACGGTGGGTCGTGGTACAGTCAGAGAAGCTTTCCGTATTCTAGAGGCCCGTGGCCTGGTGGAGATCAAACCCGGACGAGGAGCATTTCTGGTCAGTAAAAAAGAGCTGGGGCAGGAAGAACTGGCAGAATGGTTCCTTAAAAATGAAGTGGAATTAAAAGATTATATCGAGGTCCGAAGTGCCGTGGAACCCTTATGTGCAAGGATCGTAGCGAAACGGGCCACTGATGCGGAGCTTGAGCAGATTGAACGGATCCATTTCCGGTTTATCCGCGCAGTGGAGGAAGAGGACATCGCCGGGATGGCAAAATATGATGAGAAGCTGCACCGGCAGATCGTG from Lacrimispora sphenoides JCM 1415 encodes the following:
- a CDS encoding sensor histidine kinase, with amino-acid sequence MIKYLVNRYRGWGIAKKTLIILLFVSIVPVMVIEIITCIIAANTIKKQMDILVESNMKLSQKGLEDFFSEYDSIIMSIYTENEYALKLEKLNVWDSRNYYLLKKQLEEDLENISYLHPEILGIAVVTQKKECILYDSITNSTMDSYCFPEKDKSWLAVTDETFHNTQTVYSHVINREEANGTKRNIIYLGHRIADINNYRQGTVGSILICLDETNIRETYSQENESEINVSFLCDANGSILSSTRADLIGTGIFEEWEDSREELFSQPELKIRQAAETHQIMNNGYYSIYTKPVLKNQFVLVSLRDYREPLKDFKYIFEVIILLTILIIITSILIMIQFAGSLQVCVEKITSAMDRAYKGDYTVQIEHTWRDEFGKIARHFNHMVQKIDQSGKIEKEALLREKNAELKALEAQINPHFLYNTLDAINWMAIENEQFLISKMLKNLGSILRYSVHKSNGVVSVRSELEYLKQYIFLQQQRFSFSFHCIMDVDEEVLDLKMHKLLFQPLIENAIIHGFPGDTGQDMLTVSIRKKGDKHLVVKVEDNGKGMDGELVRELNHYDYSSGTIEGSIGVRNVIMRIKYYYGEEGHFFIESNDRGTQITAEILFEE
- a CDS encoding response regulator transcription factor; protein product: MRVVIVEDEPNTRNGIIKIIEKYTSHEVVAGESDGETGLEKVLSLHPDVVITDINMPKMDGLTMIHKIREAGIMTAAVLLTGYSEFEYAQRAIQLSVAEYLLKPLDVEDIIEVLGTVEKKLTKNKVEQVSAEQLLFSLLTGDGNDEEMVQKQFSEKIRKQKDQVISMFLIQSESILEDTTNQMTEVLKDSLDAICLTGFFIFKLPYEKQILVMISDGQNVKYLKTIFKTQILKELKEKGEFLISYGELGSLSSLKDTLKQMQEYLSYTFVFQDQRVIDRELVKNLSFERVEYPEYLERGVKRDIRNGNKEGIRRNARKFEEMVIQSREEPKVIKNHTVRFVMAALNTARDLMKNKDIEALYQYLLNDMMKTGIREIFLNNYWKVIDMLADDREKDALTGNGMILNVIEFIRQNYDKDVSLSDAADLVGITPEYLSKLFTREMGINFCTFLGEFRVSIAKKLLATGNYKIHEVAEMVGYKDTKYFNKVFRSIMGVSPSDYRKVF
- a CDS encoding ABC transporter substrate-binding protein; translation: MNRTVQKLLIGLWLLVSFLLISVILKYYRESNEVAAEEEKRDQLVVMAVSEEDESGDYLKRLVDEYSKLPGNPEVRIQYVSQSGFQKQLCIDKDQNNLPDLIICENVMTPALESMGILRDLSDFMTAERASLYLKNAYSSTVVNGICYSVPFTSNPYVVFYNEDHLRKHNATIPETMEELLKLCRETSTLGTYNFGFAMKNKEDIASSFLQMIYSAGGTLRSLDTENCMKLYEMLGNMRDEGIIDQDVINWNQKELMKAFSKGYVKIAIAELSSMSILENSDKKCKYKIAEIPYIQKQTYLLQGDNIGITVTADMEESIKLLDYLTSREVVKSYYENTCCLSVRTDVTVNPGLVRGLPDEFVERERNQSILKNAYTTWFIISDGIAGNLTAFLGDKTMTPEEVSKRLQGDIRSAILER
- a CDS encoding extracellular solute-binding protein, with translation MKKMKKVAAAVLASAMILSLAACQGSGTKTETTAGGKTEAASGETGKPAETQSTGGKTKISITFRDGGSDALKNWFENAYETYDKKDSIELDIAPITASEGDYFAKVALALQSADTAPDIVCEDTFQLPSDVAAGYLTDLSAYLKDYKEWNDGTFYGPLVEGVTYSDGSVYGIPYCTDTRGLWYNKDIFKAAGLDTEWQPKTWQDILDTCKVIKEKCPDVVPFWCNSGVASGEATSMQTYEMLLYGTGEQLLDENDKWIASSENILKSLSFINTIYKEGYGPSLSKVLNGEAGNIASREYLPGGKLAISLDGYWMTGNYKETGSAPWPEYKDKLGIAAMPTSEGQKPGSITMSGGWALSIPQLSDQKDAAMDFIKHCMSYDIYLDTIIAQGNIATRTDIAADPTYASQPFMEKCTGFLSGAFYRPRNSQYSTVTTHIQTMVESVVSGTSPEDAMAQYKSDVTNSVGADNTVTK
- a CDS encoding carbohydrate ABC transporter permease, with the translated sequence MNKKSSPLFAEARKSVLILPSMVLLLIFFVMPILLTVYYSFTNLALSGENAKQLKFIGLSNYVSMFKDRTVRISIVNTLVFLLGSLIGQQVLGFLIALNMRNRNRIFRGIVGPVFLAGWIMPEVVVALCCSTFFGDEGTLNQIFSFFHLPTVEFLFAIPMATVILANIWHGTAFSMMNFQSALDGVPADIEEAAKVDGAGPFQTMIRIILPCIKNTIATNTMLNTLSTLGVFGLIYMMTGGGPGTKTLTLPIFMYRQAFISQQLGYGTAISMILLVIGIVLSVFYTRVMRKD
- a CDS encoding carbohydrate ABC transporter permease; its protein translation is MYWKLRKTVPYGVLTLLAVIFVLPLLWIVLASFDGNASQAVKVPTQWTLDNYKVILSSQTNQRAFANGLLISFGQSVLVVFFAGLAAYPLSRYELRYKNLFLYTILFMTSLPITAVMVPVYKMFLTIGLYDKTLGLILFLTATSMPYGIWLMKNFMDNVPIELEEAAWVDGASTLASIRKIIAPLMFPGICVVFIFTFSGSWGNFFIPYILLQTLNKLPASVTLYQFFGQHGMIIYGQLAAYSAIYAIPSIFLYILSQNYMSKGFNMAGAAKG
- a CDS encoding alpha-mannosidase; amino-acid sequence: MILIKERIGKLVEDLKELIYVKEVPVTSYRMLKSGERFLNVQDLRTDDWEELTSAELWGGHREYFWFETVITIPEDFKDQWVVYECKTGREGLWDATNPQFTIYVNGVRRQGLDVNHREVLLTEKAEPGETFRIVLSAFTGDQNFKLVMDSRIKVLDRESEQYYYDISVPYQVARLLPDSDSAYLSIIHAVNESLNLLDLRKEYSEEYYESLKKARQYMKEEFYDKYSGNSKETVYCVGHTHIDVAWLWTLAVTEDKAVRSFSTVLELMKQYPEYIFMSSQPQLYKYVKKHAPEVYEEIQKRVAEGRWETEGGMFVEADCNLSSGESLVRQFLHGKEFFREELGKDNEILWLPDVFGYSAALPQIMKKCGIKYFMTTKISWNEFNKMPYDTFEWEGIDGTRILTHFSPSRDYHKAAEEGGTETEHFTTYNAYINPSQVKGAWARYSQKYLNDEVLMSFGYGDGGGGPTKDMLENQRRLETGIPGCPRTVMSTSKAFFEKLDKEVRGKKYLPSWVGELYLEYHRGTYTSMARNKKFNRKSEFLFENAEFYSMLDGVLNQNPYPRETIEDAWEVILRNQFHDILPGSSIKEVYEDSKKEYETIGKAGRELVDHALSNVLEGVSAHKDNLVVFNPNSFEGEGAVSFKAPEYMESLAVKDGEILFPAQKAGDGSWLFCASQVPSKGYKTFELREGSCDTGLRADERHLENEFICVTFHENGQISSIYDKQNEREVLKENRHANVLMTYEDRPHNYDAWDVNNYYAEKSWEITDVSSMELVENGPVRATICVKRRYLDSVIEQYISLLYNSPEIIIRNEIDWKENHIFLKSILPVDIHTDEATFEIQYGNVKRKTHYNTMWDYAKFEVCMHKWVDVSEDDYGVSMINDCKYGCHVHDGEIGISMLKSATYPNPDADKEHHSFVFSIYPHKGDWKTAKTIQKAYTMNNPMTALVKEKDGGHLPGAFSLVKADADNVVIEVVKQSQKGNELILRFYETNNRRTAGNMTFGMDIQRIMECNMLEEDEAEVTCQDRMASFAIHPYEIKTWKVTFR
- a CDS encoding FadR/GntR family transcriptional regulator produces the protein MEEVSRIPIVQQVVNSMKEFAAADGIEVGQKLPTEKEWCEKLTVGRGTVREAFRILEARGLVEIKPGRGAFLVSKKELGQEELAEWFLKNEVELKDYIEVRSAVEPLCARIVAKRATDAELEQIERIHFRFIRAVEEEDIAGMAKYDEKLHRQIVEASKNKMLIFMSRKIDECIRDFRLKTFQVPQNAQNAIKAHHNIVEALKARDEEVSELYAKRHISLINTDLNVIIKR